AAGTGCCCGCGTACAGGGTGTCGTCGTTCGGGGCGACCACCACCGCGAAGGTCGGGGTCATCGTCAGCGGACCGGTGAGGTGGTTCGAGTCTTGGGCCTGCTGGTAGCTCAGCCACCTGGGGTAGAACCGCTCGACGTACTGCCGCGTGACGGTGTAGGCGTCCGAGCGATCGTGGCCGTCGCCGGTCGCCTCTGCGGGTGTGGTTGCAAGAACGGCACCAAGTGTACAGAGCAGGGCCAGCACGCAGGTACGGATACGGGAAGCTGTTTTCACCGCTGATCCACCGGGCTCAGGCTGTGCTCGCGATCGTGGTCCTCGCGATGATTGTTGCCGGCGTTCAAGGGAAACTGCGGCGTGGTCACCAGCCTGTTCGCCGTGCGTACCCGGACGTCGTCGGTGACGGTCTCGGTGCTGTACTGGCTGACCAGTTCCGCCCTGTTGTCGTGTCCATGTACTGCTGCCCAGTGTGAGCCTTGGCCGGGCTTGTCGGCGGGCTTCAGCGGCCGGTACGTGAGGCGGACGATGGGGAGGGACTCGAAGGGCGGCAGGTCGCTCTCGATGCGTGTGAGGCACGTTGCCAGTGCGTCGGTGGTGGTGCAGAGCACCCCGGCGGTGGCAGGACGGGCTACCTCGGACCACACCGTCGAGTCGAGCAGAGCGGCAGTGACCCCCAAGGCGCCCCCCAAGGGGGACACCGAGGAGATGGGCGTAGGCGCCGTGTTCACGAGTGTGAGCAGATCAGTCACCGAGCCGTCCCGGTTGTAGGTGCGGACGAGCCCCACAGCCGTGCTCGTGTCCCCGACGGCATGCGCTGGAGCCACCACGGCCAGGGGAAGCAAACCACCGACGACAAGAGCCAGAACGGCGGAAGAGCGGGATGCGCGCGAATATCTACACAACATGCGCTTTTCCTACCAAGGTGCCAGGGCGGTTGCAAGTTGCGAGGTCGTGGGAGCTTGTCGGTTTGGGGTGGATAGAGGGGCAGGCGCGAGCCTTCGCGATCATTTGGGTGTCTATGCCCGTTGATCATGAGGTGACCGTGCCTGCTGCCATGTCTTTTCCTGTCCCTGCCGTGCTGGTGGCGTCCTGCCATATGAGGACTCCCACCTGGTACCGCCAGCCGTCTTTCGTCTGGCGCCGGGCAGGTGCTGTCACGTTGTCGGGTGCGTGAGCGTCTGATGGTGTGTGGGGGTGTGGTGGGGCTGGTTTTCGGGTCCTGGGTCAGGCTGCGGTGGGCAGGCCGGCTGTGCCGGTGATGTGGTCCAAGAGGGTGAAGCGGAGGGTCATCTCGAAGCGGTACCGAGCGGCGGCCAGGAGGTGGCGTCGGGGCCGGAAGTGGGGTGAGATGCCGCTGAACGCGGACAGGAACCCGTTGCGCCGCGCCGGGTGAGCGGAAGTACTTCATGGCGCGTTCACGCTGGCGGGTGGGCTGGTGGCTGTTCTCGGCCCGGTTGTTCAGCCCCTTGTGCGAGCGGTGCTCGACCGAGGCCATGAGTGCGCGGTGGGCGGCGCCGTAGCTCCTCAGCTTGTCGGTGACGAGGACCCGCGGGACGCGGCACTGCTTCTGGTCATGTGTCGGGTAGGTGCGGCGCATTGCTGCGCCGGGGGCCGTCGATGAATTAGTGGGTTGCTTTGCCCTCGCGGTCTGCGGCTGTCGCGTGCATGACGTAGTTCGCGAGGTCGCTGGGGTCGATCAAGCGGGCGTGGATCGGTTCCGGGTGGTGGCCCAGGTCTTCCAGGATGGGGCGGACCTGCTTGATCAGGGCTCTGATCTGGTTCTCTCCGACGCGGAAGAGGTATGAGATCAGCGAGCGGGACAGGCCGCGCTGGTCGAGGATGGCGGCCCAGATGATGTTCTCCGTGGTCATCTTGCGGTGCCGGGGCCGCTCCTTGGGCGGCAGGGCGTCCAACCGGTCGCGGACACCAGCGGTGATTTCGTCCAGGTCATGCCGCTCGAGGCCGGTCAGCAGGGGGTGTGTAGCCAGGGTCGCGCCGAAGGTGTGCGCGTGTCGGGGGTGGATCTGGAGCCGCGCGGGTGTAGCGGGACGTCGGGGATGCCGGGCTGGGGCGGGATCGTGTAGTTCCACTCCCCATGGAAGTCCTCCGGGCGGATTGTGAGGGCTGCCGCGTGCTGTTCGCTGATCTCGATGCCGGTGGGATAGCTGCCAGTATCCAGGCGGGCGGTCACGGTCAGCCCGGTGCGGGTGGTGGTCGCCGAGATGAGGTTGATGGCGGTCTCGTAGCTGGTCAGCGGGTGGGCACGCCAGTTGAGGGAGATGAAGGAGAACAGCCGGTGCTCGACCCGATTCCACTTCGAAGTCCCCGGAGGCAGGTGGCACACGCTGATCTCCAGGCCGGTCTCGGTGGCGAGAACGGCGAGATTGGCCTTCCACGCTTTGGCGCGCGAGCTGTTGGAGCCGCCGCCGTCCGCGGTGATCAGCAGGCGTTTTGCGCACGGGTAGACCGCCCGTCCTTCCTCGGTCCACCAGCGGCGCAGGCTGGCCACGGCGAACGCGGCGGTGTCGTGATCGGTGCCGATCACGACGAAGCCGGTGTTGCGGCCCAGGTCGTAGATGCCGTACGGGATCGCAGTGCCCGTGGCGTGGGAGGGGAAGTCGTGGTCGAGGACCTTGACCGGGGCGCCCGAAGGGGCCCACTCGCGACCGGGGCGGGCGAAGAGTCCGATCTGCTCTTTCTTCTTGGTGTCCACGCTGATCACCGGGTCACCCGCCTTCAGGAAGTCGGCCACCGTGGCGTTGAGGTGCCCGAACTGGGCGTCCCGGTCCGGGTGATGACTGCCAGCCAGCACCCGCGCGTTGCCGCGCAGGCTGAACCCGGCCGCCTTCAGCAGGGCGGCGACGGTGTCGTGGCCCGCCTTCCTGCCCTGGGCGGCGAGTTCGTCCGCAAGGCGGCGCAGCGACTTCGTCGTCCACGTCAGCGGCTTCATCGGATCGCCCTGTGTACTGTCCTCGACCAGCTCCAGCAGGGCAGCCACCAGTCCCGGGTCCTTCTTCGCCAGGGCCGGTCGGCCGGCCCCCGGACGCCGTACCCGCCCGTCCGGTTCCTCATCCGCCTCGACTTCGGCCAGGCCGCGGCTGACACAGCCCTTCGAGACACCCGCTGCCCGCGCCACCGCGGCGATCCCGCCATGCCCCAGCTGCCGGGCCTCCGCGCCGTACAGGATCCGGCGCTGCCGCTCGTTCAAATGCGGCGTCACCGCCTCGAACTTCGCCCGTAACGACTCCATCGAGCCATCAAAACGCCCCATACAACATCAACGAGCCCAACTACCGCAAGCAACCCACTAATTCATCGACGGCCCCACCCACCGAGGGAGGCGGCCGGCGTCTTCCGCGGCGGACACGAGAGCGGATTCCCCGTCCGGGGCAGTTCTCGCACCTGATCAGCTGATTGCCTCGGTGGGAGATGCGTTACGATGCCCCGGTGAACGCCCCGACGGGCTTGCGGGAGCGCAAGAAGCAGCGAACGCGGGAGACGATCTCCGACACCGCGATCACGCTCTTCCTTGAGCACGGGTTCGACCGGGTCTCGGTCGTCGACGTCGCGGCCGTGGCCGAAGTCTCCAAACCCACGCTGTTCAAGTACTTCCCCACCAAGGAAGACCTGGTCGTCCACCGGTTCGCCGACCACCAGACGGTGAGCAGCAGGGTCGTGGCCGAACGGCCCCCCGGGGTATGCGCGGTCGACGCCCTGCACCGGCACTTCCGAGACGGGCTCGCGGCCCGGGACCCCGTCACTGGGCTCAACGACGACGAGGACGTCCTCGCCTTCCACCACCTCGTGTACTCCACGCCGAGCCTGGTGGCGCGCGTCGGCCAGTACCTGGCCCAGGCCGAGAAGGCGCTCGCCCAGGCCCTGGTCGACGCGCTCGGCTCCCACCGCGAGATCACGGCCGCCCTGCTGGCCGGCCAGGTCATCGCCACCGAGCGCATCCTGGCGTCGGCGAACTGGCAGCGCATCGTCGCCGGCCGGTCCGCGGACCAGGTCCACCCCGAAGCGGTGGCCGACGCCGACCACGCCTACGGCCTGCTGCGGCACGGCCTGGGCGGCGTCGGCCGGCAGAAGTGAGCCACCGACGACGGCGCCTCCCAGCAGGTTGAGGCAGCCGGTGAAGCCGTGAGCCTTGGCCTTCGGCACCGACGTCGTGGCCGGGCCGGCGGCTTCTCCCCCCTCGACCGCCCCCGGCGGGGGTCCGGTGCGGCGGATCAGTCGATGCCCTGGGCGAAGCGGAAGAACCGGTGCGGGTCGTAGGTCTTCTTGACGGCCCGCAGCCGGGCGTAGTTGTGGCCGTAGTACGCCTCGCGCCAGTTGGTGAGCGCCGGGTCCATGTAGTTCTGGTACGAGCGGTGGTTGGAGTACGGGGCGAGGGCACCGAAGCCGCCGTCCACCCAGGACCTGGCACGGTCCTTGGCGTCCTGTGCGGGATCCGGGCGGTTCAGGCCGACCGCGAGGCCGACGTTGAACAGCGCGTCCCGGTGCACGAACGCCGTTGCTGTGGAGGCGACTTCGTTGATCCTCCCGCCGTACGGGAAGAAGCCCATGAACCGGAACTGGCCGGGCGTCGGCTCTGCCGTGAAGGCGCTGAGAGCCGCCTCGGCGGCGGTGCAGGTCCAGGGTTCGGCGAAGAACCGGTTGCGCTGCGTGGTGTGGTTGTCGCGGGACAGCTGCGCCTCGGGCGAGTAGCCCAAGCGGTGGCACTGGGGGACGGTCTTGTCCCCGCAGCCGAAGACGCCCGTCATCGCCTGCTGGTAGGGGAGCTCGACGGTCTCGCGACTGATGGTGGGTGCCGCGGCGGCCACCAGCCGGTCGAGGACCCGGTCGCAGTCCGCCTCGGAGCCGTGGAAGGCCCCGGTGAGGACGACGTTGGGCTCGGTACCCGCGGGAGCGTCGGTGGAGAGCAGGAACATCAGCTCTGATGCCAGCTCCCTGGGAGCGATGGACATCCACTCCTGCCAGGCCAGGATCACCCGGGTCGCGTCCGCCCAGCGGAAGTTGAGGTTGTACGTAGTGAGGGTGGGGATGCGGACGGGCCGCACCTCGAAGTCGGTGACGATGCCGAAATTGCCGCCGCCTCCTCCGCGCAGCGCCCAGAACAGATCGCGGTGCTCGTGCCGCGAGGCCGTCACGGTACGGCCGTCGGCGAGCACGACCCTCGCCGACTCCAGCAGGTCGCAGCCCATGCCGAACTTGCGGGAGGCGAAGCCGAGTCCGCCGCCCTGAATCCAGCCGCCGATCGCGACGGTCGGGCAGGTGCCGCCCGCGACCTGGAGGCCGTGGGGAGCGAGCGCGTCGACGATGTCCACGCCCTGGCTGCCGGCGCCGAGGTGCACGGTGTCGCCGGTGACGCGGACGGCGTTGACCCGGGACAGATCGATGACGAGGCCGGGCCCGGTGGAGTAACCGGCATGGCTGTGGCCGCCGCTGCGGACGGCGGCGGGTATCCCGTTCTCCCTCGCGAACATGATGCACGCGGCGACGTCGCTCTCCGATGCGCAGTACGCGACGGCCCGCGGGCGGACCGCGTCGAACTGGGCGAGTTGCAGCTGCTTGGCGGTGTCGTACGCGGCGTCGGACGGAAGCACCAAGGTGCCGCTCAGCCTCCCCCGCAGCTCGCGCCAGGGCACCGCCGCGGCGGCCTGCGCCAACATCACCCCGCCGGTTCCAGCGGTGAGCGCGGCGGCGGCCGTGGCGCCGGCACCGGCGCGGATGAGCGAGCGTCTGCTGATCACGTGGATACACACTCCGTTCTGTCCGGGCGCGGGCCCGGTGCGATACGTGCTGGCGGGGCGGCGGCGCCCCGCAGAGGAGGGACGCCGGTGACGTAGTGAAGGATCGGCGAGCGACCAGGGCGCGGTGGGAAAGGATCGCGAATCCGTCAGATCCGGTCGCCGGGGCGCCGCGGACCGCGCCGCGCGTACCCGGCCGTCGCGGCGACTCCGAAAGGCGCCGGGGGTTCGAGCGGCTGATACCGGCTGTCGAACCGGCTCATGCGGTACACGCTCCGCTGGAACAGTTCCTCCGCGGTGAGCGCGGGGAAGCGGTGTGGGCGCTCGACCCGGCCGGGGACCGGCAGCGGCGCGAGCGTCGCCCAGGGTGCGGGATGACAGAACTGAGCGATGGAAAGGCGCCCTTCGCGCTGTCCGGGGACTGCGACGACCCGCTGCACCGCGGCCCGCGCGAGCCCGTTGGTCAGCCGGTCGAGGACCGTCCCCACGTTGACGGCGGCGTACCCCTCGGGCACGTCGACGGCAGTCCACTCGTGGTCGATGAGGACTTGGAGTCCTCCGGCGGTGGCCCTGGGCTGCGCGGTGATCAGGTCGGGGTCCCGGTACTCCGCCGCCCGCGCCCTTCCCGCGGGCGGCACCGGGTCCGACGGGGGGTGCCAGATGGCCCGGTTGACCACCGGACCGTCCTCGAGTATCTCGCTGAAGTAGTCCGGATGGGCGCCGAGGGCGCCCCCCACGGTACGGGCCACGTCGTGCTGGAAGCGCAGCATGCGCCCGTGCAGCTCGCGCAGCGCCGAGCCGATGCCGGGTACCAGGTGGTCGGGAAAGTAGGGGGCCGGGTAGCGGGCGGGGAAGCGGACGCGCAGCGGGTGGCCGGCCGGCAGCGTGGAGCCCCAGCGGAAGAGTTCCCCGCAGTCGGCAGTGGTGCTCTTCCCGGCGGTCGCCACCTGCGGTGGGGCGTAGCCGGACTGGCCGTTGCCGCCCGGCACCCGGCAGTCGGCCTTGGCCTCCGAGGGCAGGGCGAAGAAGGCGAGGAGGAACCCGTGGGCCTCGTCGAGGAGGGATTCTGGCACGGTGCTTCGGACGAGGAAGCTGCCGTCGCGCAGCGCGCCGCGGATGTGCTCCCGGTCGCCGTGCGGCCCCAGGGGGATCTCTGTCAGCATGACATGTCCTTGATCAATCCTTATGGGCAGGTCGGGGACCGGTCCCGGTCCGGTCGGCGGCGGTGGCGCGGACGTCGTCGTGGAACGAGGCGCCGGGCACTCGAGCCGGTGGCCGGTGGTCAACCCCTCGACCGGGCGGCGGAGGGTGACCATCCGGACGGACACCTACGGCTCGGCGAGACTCCGGACGCCCACCGTGCCGTCGCGCGAGCAGCCGGCCGGCGCCGTTCACCACGGAATGCCGCGCGGACGATCGGAGCGGACTGACCGGCCGAGTGTTCCCACAGGTCGATTCCTCGCACGCCACCGACCTCTCGTCATGGCTTCCCGGCCGTACCGACACTAAGGACCACCCCGGCAAGGTCGCGAGCCCTGCCCGCCGGATATGGCAACTTGACGTGTCGTTGGAGCCGGTTGACGCATGGGCGGACTCTCCGAGCGCCGTGACACCACCCCGCGGGCGGGGGCTGCGCGCATCGCCCCTCCGGCCCGGCCGTTGCGGTGCGGCGGGCCTTCGACGAGGCGCCGGTGAGACTCCACGGCGGATACCGGGCGCGCGAGGTCCCCGCCGGAGCGGCGGGGACCTCGCGTGTGCCGCCCGGCCCGGACCGTGTCGGCCGGTTGCTCGCGCAGGCGGCGGGAACTCGAGTGGGCGGGGCGGGAGCGGGGCAGGGCACCCCACGCCACGAGGTGCAGCCGGTCGCGACACGGGCAACGCGACACCCCGCAGTCCAAAGCCGGCGACCTCTCGGCCTCGCGGCTCGGGTCGACCAGGTCCCGTCGCGGGTGAGCGTCATCGACGGCTGCGCACGGCGACCGGGCCGTCGGCCCTCACGGAGCGTTCAGACCACGGATCCGCCGGGAATGCATCCGCTCCCGTAAAGGCCTTGCGGCGGACACGTGACCACCGGTCATGGAATGTGGAGCGGCAGCACCAGGGGGCGTGCCGGGTACAGGCGGTGGGCCCGGCACCTCTCGGTGGCGCCATGAGGCCTGCGGCGCGTACCCGCCGCAGGTGGCGGCGTGGGGCACCTTCAGCGTCTGCGGAACCGGAACGCTCTCGGCCGTCCCGTCCGCATTTCGGCCCCGCGCGCGGGCGGGACTCCCGCACCGCGCGAACCCGAGCCCGGCACCTTGCGCCCGCACAAGACCACCGCCGCAAGCCGCCGCCGTCCAGAGATCGATGCCATCGATCGCGAGGACGGGGGGCACCTCACTGTCAGTCGAAGACGGGGCCCTGGGTGCGGCTTCGCTTGAGCTCGGAGAAGCCAGGGGTCCCGGCCACCAGGAGGAGGCCGTCCCACAACCGGGCAGCCGCCTCGCCCCTGGGTGCGGGAGTGACCACCGGGCCGAAGAAGGCCAGCCGGCGGCCGTCCGGCCCGGGCAGGGCCACCACCGGAGTGCCCACATCCTGGCCGACCAGGTCGATGGCCTGCTGATGGGAGGCGCGCACCGCGAGGTCGTAGGTGTCCCGGTCCGCGTGGAGGACGAGGTCCGCGGGCAGGTCGGCCGCCGCCAGCGCGGCGGCCAGGGTCGCGCGGCTCGGGCCGAGTCCCTGGCGGTGGATGCGGGTGCCCAGTTCGGTGTAGAAGCGGCCGACCGTCTCACCTCCGAACTTCTCCCGGACGGCGGTGACGACCCGCACCGGCGGCCAGCCCTCGGTGAGCAGCCTCCGGTAGCGCTCCGGTAGGCCCTCCTCCTTGCCTTCGTTGAGAACGGCCAGGCTCAGCACGTGCCAGCGGATGTCGAGGTCGCGCAGGCGTGCGGCCTCCAGGAGCCAGCGGGAGGCCATCCAGGCCCACGGGCAGACGGGGTCGAACCAGAAGTCGACGGGGGTTCTGGACGCGGGTGACATCTATTCCCCTCCGCGGTGGTCCGCGATACGCGTCAGCAGGGCGTGGGCAGCGGTCAGGGTCTCCTGCGGCGCGGGAGCGGTGCCGCTCACCTGCGGCAGCAGGTCTCCGAGGAGTGCGGCGAGCCGGCCTCCGTTGTCCTGGAGGAACGAGCACGATCCCTCCCAGAAGGCGGCGCGTATCCGGGTCTCCGTGAGCTGCCCGTCCCCTGCGGCTGCAAGGGTCAGGAGCTCGGCCATCCGGCGCTCCAGCGGGCTGGGTGCCCACCTGCCCTCGGCCATGTCCTTTGCCAGCAGCGCCACTTGTCGGTGCGGGACGTCCGGGGTTGCTCCGGCCGGGGCGGTGACCGCGGCCGGGCTTCCCGAGGTCTTCGTGGTCTCCGTCGTCATGTGGTGGTGTCGCTTCCTGTCGTCGTACGGCCGAACGGCCGCGGTCCTCACCGTCGGCGCGGGCGGTCAAGGAAGGACCAAGGCGTGGCGAAGGGCGTCGGCCGATCAGGACCGGACGTCCAGGGTGAAGTGGAGGGCGGCGATGCGCATGCGGTGGACGTGGTAGAAGCGGTGGGCGTCGTGGTTGGCGACCCCGGAGTCGAGTTCGACGCGGACGCAGCCTGCTCGGACGGCACGTGACGCCAGCTCGTCGACCAGGAAGGCACCGGTGCCGGCACCTCGCTGGGACGGGTCGGTGACCAGGTCGTCGATGAACAGCACCCGCCCCCTGCTGGTGGCCAGCACACGGTGGCTGCCCACGCCGAGACAGCGGCCGGAGGCGTCGTACGCCGCCGTGAAGACCAGACCCTGACGGTGTGCCTCGTGAGCGAAGGCATCGGCGGCGGCGTCCGTCAGGGCAGGGCGCAGGACGCGCAGCAGGGGGCGCACGTCCGAGGAGAAGCGCGGGTCTTCGGGTGCGACGTCGGATGTGTACCGCATCGGCGAGGGTGTCATGGCGGGCAGCCTACGGTCCTGAACCAGGGGTTCCGCAGGCCGAGTTGACACACCGGGCGACGGACCTGACGGACCGTCCCCGGTTGTGCGGCCGGAACCGTCCGTACAGGTGCTCCGGTGCCACACTCCGGGGCATGCGTGCCGCTTTCATCACCCAGCTCGGCTCACCGGACGTCATCCGCCACGGTGAGCTTCCCCCGCCCGTACCCGGTCCGAACGACGTCCTCGTCGACGTCGAGGCCACCGCGGTCAACCACGTGGACGGCTTCGTCCGTTCCGGAGCCTGGCGCACTCCGCTCGAGTTCCCCTTCGTGATCGGCCGCGACCTGGTCGGCACCGTCGCCGCCGTGGGCCCCGGCGCCCCCGGCTTCCGCCCCGGCGACCGCGTCTGGTGCAACAGCCTGGGTCACGACGGCCGCCAGGGAGCCGCCGCCGAACAGGCCGTGGTGGCCGCGGACCGGCTCTACCACCTGCCCGAAGGGGCCGATCCGGTCGCGGCCGTGGCCTTGGCGCACCCGGCCGCCACCGCCCATCTGGCCCTGTTCGCCCACGGAAGGCTGCGGGCCGGTGAGACCGTCGCCGTGCTCGGCGCGGGCGGCAACGTCGGCAGCGCGATCGTGACGATGGCGGCCAGGGCCGGAGCCCGGGTGATCGCCGTCGCCTCCGGCCGGGACGAGGACTACGTCCGCTCGCTCGGTGCCGACGAGGTCGTCGACTACCGGCACAGCGATGTCGCGGGCAGGATCCGCGCGGCCGCTCCGGCAGGGGTCGACCTCCATGTCGACACCTCGGGGCGCAACGACCTCGACACCGCCGTGGACCTGCTGGCGAGCCGGGGCAGGCTGGTCCTGCTGGCAGGACTGCGAACCCGGCCGGTGCTGCCGGTGGGGCCGCTGTACCTGATGGACCGCTCGGTCCACGGCTTCGCCATCTCGCACGCCGACACGGCCCAGCTCGCCGCTGCCGCCCGGGGCATCAACGGGCTTCTCACGTCGGGTCACCTGCGTCCCCGCGCCACGGAGGTGCTGCCGCTGAGCGAGGCGGCCGATGCGCACCGCCGGCTCGACGAGGGCAAGGTCCGGGGCAAGCTGGTGCTCGGAATGCACCGCTGAACAAGCGAAGTGCACCGCTGGACAAGCGAAGTGCACCGCTGGACAAGCGAAGTGCGCCCGGAAGAACGGCCGAGGCACCGCGAGATCACCGCTTCTCATGCCGAGCCGAACAGCCACAGAGCGTCCTGAATTCGACTTGACGGACCCGGAAAACCTTGATTGACGGTTCTTCGCAGCCGTCGGCAGGATTGCCGTCATGACCACCAAAGAAAGCGTCATCAACAATTCGCCGCTCTTCGAACTCGACGCCCGCATTAGGGTTTCCGCGTCCCCCGCGGAAATCTACGCCGTTGTCAGCGACCTCACCAGAAGCAAGGAGTGGAGCCCCGAGTGCATGGGCGGTGAGTGGATAAGCGGCCCACCGTCGGCCGTCGGCTCGGTCTTCCGCGGCGAGAACCTGCGCAGCGAGGACGTGGTCGGCTGGGCGCCGCTGGTCCGCGGCACCTGGCACACGGAGGCCCGCGTGGTCGCCGCGGAGCCCGGCAGAACCTTCCGCTGGATGATGCTCACCCACGCCCGAGAGGACCAGGAGTCCGTCTGGGGCTTCGACATCGAGGCTGCCGGCGACGGCACCTCGTGGCTGATCCACCACTTCCGGATGGGCAGAGCGACCGCCGGTATCCACAAGATCGTCGAGACTCTCGACGAGGGCGCCCGCAAGCGGTTCGTGTACGACTGGACCGCAAAGCTGGAGCAAGACCTCGACGACACCCTGAGCCGCATCAAGAACGTCATCGAGAAGAACTGACGCGTCTCGAGATCTCGACGCGCAGCGGCGGTTCGGGGAAGCCCCGCGACCCCTCCCCGCCCCTCCCCCATCAATTGACGAAATCCACAGTCATGGACGAGAGATCGGGTACATGTTTCTCCAGCGAATAGGAAGCAAAGGAATCCGCCTCGGCACGCTCTTCGAAAGAGCCGCGGCTCGGCACCCGGCGAACTTCGTGGTCCTCGACCACGACCTGGACATCGCCCCGCAGCTCGCACGCCGCTCCACGCTGACCGAACTGGCCGACCTGGTGGACGATTTCGCGTCCCGGCTGTGGGCCGCCCAGGTCCGTCCCGGCGACCACGTCGTGGTGCACAAGAGCGACAACTTCGACATCTCCCTGCTGGCCTGTGCCGTCGCGCGGACCGGCGCCATCCCGGTGCTGCTGTCCCCGAAGCTCGACGGCGCCACCGTGGCCGAGCTGCTGCGCCGGGTCGGGCAGCCGTTCCTCGTGACCGACCAGGACAAGCTCGACAACGATCTGCCGGCCGAGGTCTTCGGGCTCTCCCGCACGGTGCTGCTGGCCGGCGGAGAGCACGAGGGCGCCACCACCCTCGCCTCGCTCGCCGGGGTGGAGCGGGTGCCCGCGGTCGCGATGCCGGTCGACCACCCGACGCTGATCACGCACACCTCCGGCACCACCGGTACGCCGAAGCTGGCCGTACACACCGGTCTCAGCTTCCAGGCCCGCTACCGCCCGCAGGCCGCCGTGGTGGCCACGGCGGTGGCGAAGCGCGAACCGATCGCCGTGCACGTGTCGTTCGTGCACTCGCGGATGTTCACCGCGATGCCGATCTCGATCCTTCAGGGACACCCGCTGATCATCCTGCGGGACGACGACCCGGCGACCGTGGGCGAGCTGTTCAGCCAGGTTCCGCCCGGCTTCATCGAGGCCCACCCCAACACGTTCCTGCGC
The genomic region above belongs to Streptomyces marianii and contains:
- a CDS encoding FAD-binding oxidoreductase — translated: MISRRSLIRAGAGATAAAALTAGTGGVMLAQAAAAVPWRELRGRLSGTLVLPSDAAYDTAKQLQLAQFDAVRPRAVAYCASESDVAACIMFARENGIPAAVRSGGHSHAGYSTGPGLVIDLSRVNAVRVTGDTVHLGAGSQGVDIVDALAPHGLQVAGGTCPTVAIGGWIQGGGLGFASRKFGMGCDLLESARVVLADGRTVTASRHEHRDLFWALRGGGGGNFGIVTDFEVRPVRIPTLTTYNLNFRWADATRVILAWQEWMSIAPRELASELMFLLSTDAPAGTEPNVVLTGAFHGSEADCDRVLDRLVAAAAPTISRETVELPYQQAMTGVFGCGDKTVPQCHRLGYSPEAQLSRDNHTTQRNRFFAEPWTCTAAEAALSAFTAEPTPGQFRFMGFFPYGGRINEVASTATAFVHRDALFNVGLAVGLNRPDPAQDAKDRARSWVDGGFGALAPYSNHRSYQNYMDPALTNWREAYYGHNYARLRAVKKTYDPHRFFRFAQGID
- a CDS encoding SRPBCC family protein translates to MTTKESVINNSPLFELDARIRVSASPAEIYAVVSDLTRSKEWSPECMGGEWISGPPSAVGSVFRGENLRSEDVVGWAPLVRGTWHTEARVVAAEPGRTFRWMMLTHAREDQESVWGFDIEAAGDGTSWLIHHFRMGRATAGIHKIVETLDEGARKRFVYDWTAKLEQDLDDTLSRIKNVIEKN
- a CDS encoding GNAT family N-acetyltransferase → MTPSPMRYTSDVAPEDPRFSSDVRPLLRVLRPALTDAAADAFAHEAHRQGLVFTAAYDASGRCLGVGSHRVLATSRGRVLFIDDLVTDPSQRGAGTGAFLVDELASRAVRAGCVRVELDSGVANHDAHRFYHVHRMRIAALHFTLDVRS
- a CDS encoding TetR family transcriptional regulator, which translates into the protein MNAPTGLRERKKQRTRETISDTAITLFLEHGFDRVSVVDVAAVAEVSKPTLFKYFPTKEDLVVHRFADHQTVSSRVVAERPPGVCAVDALHRHFRDGLAARDPVTGLNDDEDVLAFHHLVYSTPSLVARVGQYLAQAEKALAQALVDALGSHREITAALLAGQVIATERILASANWQRIVAGRSADQVHPEAVADADHAYGLLRHGLGGVGRQK
- a CDS encoding NADPH:quinone reductase; the encoded protein is MRAAFITQLGSPDVIRHGELPPPVPGPNDVLVDVEATAVNHVDGFVRSGAWRTPLEFPFVIGRDLVGTVAAVGPGAPGFRPGDRVWCNSLGHDGRQGAAAEQAVVAADRLYHLPEGADPVAAVALAHPAATAHLALFAHGRLRAGETVAVLGAGGNVGSAIVTMAARAGARVIAVASGRDEDYVRSLGADEVVDYRHSDVAGRIRAAAPAGVDLHVDTSGRNDLDTAVDLLASRGRLVLLAGLRTRPVLPVGPLYLMDRSVHGFAISHADTAQLAAAARGINGLLTSGHLRPRATEVLPLSEAADAHRRLDEGKVRGKLVLGMHR
- a CDS encoding isopenicillin N synthase family oxygenase; protein product: MLTEIPLGPHGDREHIRGALRDGSFLVRSTVPESLLDEAHGFLLAFFALPSEAKADCRVPGGNGQSGYAPPQVATAGKSTTADCGELFRWGSTLPAGHPLRVRFPARYPAPYFPDHLVPGIGSALRELHGRMLRFQHDVARTVGGALGAHPDYFSEILEDGPVVNRAIWHPPSDPVPPAGRARAAEYRDPDLITAQPRATAGGLQVLIDHEWTAVDVPEGYAAVNVGTVLDRLTNGLARAAVQRVVAVPGQREGRLSIAQFCHPAPWATLAPLPVPGRVERPHRFPALTAEELFQRSVYRMSRFDSRYQPLEPPAPFGVAATAGYARRGPRRPGDRI
- a CDS encoding mycothiol-dependent nitroreductase Rv2466c family protein; this encodes MSPASRTPVDFWFDPVCPWAWMASRWLLEAARLRDLDIRWHVLSLAVLNEGKEEGLPERYRRLLTEGWPPVRVVTAVREKFGGETVGRFYTELGTRIHRQGLGPSRATLAAALAAADLPADLVLHADRDTYDLAVRASHQQAIDLVGQDVGTPVVALPGPDGRRLAFFGPVVTPAPRGEAAARLWDGLLLVAGTPGFSELKRSRTQGPVFD
- a CDS encoding class I adenylate-forming enzyme family protein, translating into MFLQRIGSKGIRLGTLFERAAARHPANFVVLDHDLDIAPQLARRSTLTELADLVDDFASRLWAAQVRPGDHVVVHKSDNFDISLLACAVARTGAIPVLLSPKLDGATVAELLRRVGQPFLVTDQDKLDNDLPAEVFGLSRTVLLAGGEHEGATTLASLAGVERVPAVAMPVDHPTLITHTSGTTGTPKLAVHTGLSFQARYRPQAAVVATAVAKREPIAVHVSFVHSRMFTAMPISILQGHPLIILRDDDPATVGELFSQVPPGFIEAHPNTFLRWEVLADDPRGPLANVKYFSSTFDAIHPRTVNRLLQASRRKGRRFAQAYGQSEVGPIAARTYSLKDGADFNGRCVGVPFPGMTGVRVVSRDGNPPSKENPGFIEVRSDGRIVTYLGEHERWQKQVHDGWWRMGDVGYRTKLGCLHLLDREVDEIPGVQSTLEIEDKLFTRLPELIEVIIVPGADNRPVPVVCTRENQPLDPIAWKTAVVDLPALAEPVQWRLEDLPQTATTKIKRLELARLLTSGAA